DNA sequence from the Ruminococcus albus 7 = DSM 20455 genome:
CCATATCGTATAATGTTTCCGAGATAAACGTTGAAACAAGATATGAGACACCGAAAGCCCAGAACGTTACACTTACAGACGGCGATGCAGATTTTACAGTAGTAACTAAATTCAAAAATGAAACAAAGAAAGGCAGTATACGCATAAACAAGCAGTCAGAGGATAACCAGAACGGTGACAGAACATTCGTTATAACAGGCAATGGTCAGACCTATACCATAAAGACCGCTTCAAACGGTATTGCCGAACTGACAGATATCCCTGTGTATGATAAGAACAACAATAAGATCACCTATACAATAAGTGAGAAAGATGTACCTGTCAGATATGTTACTCCTGCGAACCAGACTGCTACACTCACTGCCGATAAGACAACGACCAAAGTGTTTGAGAACAAGCTGAAAAAGTTTACGGCAGAGGTGACCAAGGTTGACAGAGAGACCGAACATCCTCAGGGAGATGCAACGCTTCAGGGTGCTGTTTACGGAATCTATAAGAACGGCGAGCTGGTAGATCAGTATACTACCGATAAAAACGGTCACTTTAAAACAAAGGAGTACCCATGCGGCAATTATACGATCAAGGAGATCAAGCCCTCAATGGGATATACTCTTGATACGACCGAGTACAATGTCGGTGCAGAGGAAAAGAACTACACTTCAGAGCATAATACAGTCGAAATGAAAGTATTCGAATCCCCCATCAAAGGTGACTTTTCACTTCTCAAGCACAGCGACAAGGACGATAATGGAATAGAGAACCTTGAAGCAGGCGCTGAATTCGATGTTTACCTCAAGAGCGCAGGCAGTTATGATAATGCCAGCGATACCGAGCGTGACCATCTTGTTACAGACTTAAGCGGTCAGGCTAAGAGCAAAAAACTGCCCTACGGCGTGTATATCCTTCGTCAGACAAAAACTGTCAACGATGCGGAGATGACTGCTGACATTGAGATAAATATAAGCAAGAATGATCAGTCCTATGAATACACTCTAAATAACAAGCCCTTTGAAAGCTATGTAAAGATCGTAAAGCGTGATGCTGAATCAGGCAATAATATCGCTCTTGCAGGGGCAGGATTCGAGATATACAACAGTGCAGATGAGAAGATAGTGCTTGGAAGTACTTCCGTATATTACACCAATGATGAAGGCTATCTTATCACTCCCGAAATGCTTGGATACGGCAGCTATAAGCTTGTTGAGGTGAAGGCTCCCGAGGGTTATGTTCTTGACAGCACTCCTGTTGAATTCAGTGTAAACAGAGCAAACAGTTCCAAGGAAAATGCAGTCACTGTTGTTATAGTAGATAAATCCGATGCACCCCAGAAAGGCAGGATAAGCGTACACAAGCAGGGCGATATATTCAGCGGAGTGACTTCTCTAGGCACTGTACTGTCGCAAGATGAGGACGGTGCTGTATACGAGGAAGGATATACTACCTATACTCCTTGCTTCGATACAGGTTACCTTGAGGGTGCTGAGTTTGAGATAACTGCTGCTGAAGATATAATAACACCTGACGGCACAGTCCACGCAAAGGCGGGTGATCTTGTGGGTAAGATGACCACCGATGAGAACGGTTTTGCTCAGTCCAATCTGCTATATCTCGGAAAATACAATATAACTGAGACAAAGGCTCCTTACGGATATGTAAAGAACAATGAGACCAAGACAGCAGAGCTGACCTATGCGGGTCAGTATGTAGATGTATGCAGCACTGCCGACACATCCTTTATAAATGGTTATCAGGGGGTAAATATCCATCTTACAAAATTCATGGAACATGACAGCATATATAATGTTGGCGGTAACGAAGATGCTTCAAGAGTTGAGTTCGGTCTGTTTGCAGACGAAGAGATAGTATCAAGAAGCGGTGCGGCTATTCCCAAGGACGGTCTCATATCAGTTGTTTCTGTAGGTGAGGATATGACAGCCCGATTTGATGTTAAACTCCCCTTTGGCAGATACTATGTTCAGGAGATATCAACTGATGAAAAGTATATTATCAGCGGTGAAAAGCATATCGTGACCTTTGAATACGCAGGTCAGGACAACTATACAGTAGATATAGATGCAGGTGAATTTGTAAATGACCTTAAGAGAGGTTCTGTACAAGGCATAAAGGTCAATGAGCTTGACGAGCCTCTTGCAGATGCTCTGTTTGGTCTTTTCAGCGCAGACTGTGAGTTCTTTGACAGAGATAACGCAATAGAAACAGCACGTTCAGATGAAAACGGACATTTCAGCATCACAGGGATCCCATACGGATCATATATCCTTGCGGAAATCGCATCTCCCGACGGATATGTTTTGAGCAATGAAAGACACGGTGTTCTCATTGACGAAGATGGCGATGAGGTATTCATCACTGCTGTAAACAAGGAAACAGAGCTTCATGTTTCCAAGAAGGATATTTACGGAAACGAACTCTCGGGTGCTGCAATGCAGATCCTTGACAGCGAAGGAATAGTTTTCGATGAATGGATATCCGACGGCACCGAGCATATCGTCAGCGGCATTCCTGCTGGCAGCTACGTTCTTCATGAAACAGCAGCTCCTGTCGGCTTTGTTATAGCCGCGGATATAGCCTTCACCATAGACGAATATAACAAGGTCACTGTTGAGGATATATCTGCTTTAGCGAGTGATGAAAACGGTATCCCTGCCATTATCATGACAGATAACTCAACAAAGGTTGAGTTCACAAAGACAGATATCACAGGTGAAAGAGAACTCGAAGGAGCTAAACTTCAGGTCATTGACAAGGACGGGAACATCATTGATGAATGGATATCTTCAAATATATCTCATGTCATTGAGGGCATGCTGATCGCAGGAGAAGAGTATATCCTTCATGAAGAAATAAGTCCAGACGGTTACGTGACCGCTGAAGACATTACTTTCACAGTATCTGATGATGGAAAGATGGATAAGGTCACAATGAAAGATGATACCACAAAGGTACGCATCTCAAAGCGTGACATAACAACCAATGAAGAACTGCCCGGTGCGACACTTATTATAATGGATGAGAATGGAAACACTGTCGAGGAATGGGTATCCACAAATGAAGGACATTTTATAGAGGGAAAACTTGTCGCAGGCAAGATCTACACTCTTCGTGAGATAACTGCACCTGATGGCTATGAAGTGGCTAATGATGTTCAGTTTACCGTTAACGAGGATGGTTCTGTGACGGAAGTAGTCATGTATGATAAAAAGAAGTCAAGTCCAAAGATCCCGTCAAGCCATAATCCTCATACGGGAAGTATATATGGAAATTCTCTGATCAACAAGTCGCTTGCTGCAATGGCTGTATGTGTTCTTATCATGGTGATCACAAAGAAAAAGAATAAGAAGGAGGACGATGAATGAAAAAGGTGATTATAGTCTTAGCGGTCGTAATAGCGGTCGCTTTTATTATGGGCGGAACATGGTGGCTCATAAGTTCGGGTGCATACAGGAATATTGACTGGAGCGCGTTAGTGGTCTGATGAAAGGATGATCAAATGAAAAGAAGAAAGATACTCGCATTTATTTGTACAGCGCTGACAGCAGCGTATTTGTTTGCAGTACCCGCAAGCGCAAGTGTATCCGATGCAGTAACATCGACATGGACAACAGCAAAAATACAGATACAGGCGGTGGTAGATAATGTTGTTTTTCCTGCTATCGACGTCATACTGGCAGTTTTGCTGTTTGTTAAGATCGGTGCAGCATATCTGGATTACCGCAAGCATGGACAGCTTGAATGGACTCCTATAGCAATAATCTTCGGAGGACTTCTGTTCTCATTGACTGCTCCGCTGTATATCTGGACAATAATATAACAGCATAACATCGAATCATATTTTGGAGCATCGAAAATCGGTGCTCCTTTATTATTTTCAAAGGAGGAAATAAAAGTGAAGAAACATTTTTCAGTAGTCATAGCCGCTGTTTTGGTATTGTCTCTGTCTGCCTGCGGAACGCTGGCACCGCCGCAGAGAGCGGAAATGACTTCAACAGCTACAACGACAGCAGAAGCCACGACTGCACCGATAGATATCAGTGAACCTGCAGTTACGACAAAACCGGAAATATCCGAAAAAGAAAAGAAAGAACTTGAAAACAACGTATTCATGACAGAGTTTTTCAATTCATCTATCACTTTTATCGACAGATCGGATATAGCTAAGGAGACCCTGAAAGCATTCAGTTTTGAGCATAACGAACTGACCAACAATGGATCGGAAAGAATTTCTCTGAGCAGTGAAAGCGGCAGCGGTATCATAGATATGACTTGCATAGATATAACTTCAAGTGATCTTGACTGTGATCTCGGATATATGATGGATTCGGTCGGTGATTATTACTACAGCCTGACAAAGAGCTCTATGCGGGGAGTCACAGATGATGACTTCAATACCAATTACCGAATGATAAACACTGTAGTATCTAAAGCAAAATACCAACAGTACGGCTCAATGCAGAGATCTGACGGAATGACAATGCAGTTCGGATATGCCGAAACTTGTGCAGCACTTGTGGATAACAAGCTGATGGTAGTATCAGGTCAGTTTGTGTCAACGGATATGATGGACAGACAGGCTTTTTCGAGACTTATGACATCATTCAGAGAGAAAATTTCATTCTAGGAGGACGTATGAAAGTAAAAGTTATAGGGATACCTCTGTCTGAAGAAGAAATAGAGGAATACAAGAAATATGTGCGTAACAAACACCCCGAAGACAAAATCGAAGAACTTGTAATCGAATCGGATGGTGAATATGTGGACCTGACCTGCTATACACGTGCTCTTCCGTTTGAACGAATCCGCAGGATAACAGGATATCTTGTGGGTTCTCTTGACCGATTCAATGATGCAAAAAGAGCCGAAGTTGCGGACAGGCTGTCACACGATACAGAGCCGTTTGTTCAGGAAATGTGAGGTGATGCTATGCCATATATCCCATTTACAGACGAGCAGAAAGTGCTTGCCAACACAGTAGATCTTGAAAGATTTCTTGCTATGAGAGGTGAACATCTTGAACGTGCAGGCAGGTCTTCAAAGCTTATATATACAGACGGTTCTGGTAAACATGACAGCATCATGATAAACGGTTCAAAGTGGTATGATCATAAGCGGCAGATCGGAGGCGGTGCAATAAAGTTCATGCAGGAGTTCTACGGCATGGATTTTGTACAGGCTGTTCAGGAATTGATCGGTGTGACTGTATCGCCCATAGTACACAACAAAAATGAATACGTTCCGAAGAAAGAAAAGAAAGCATTTATTCTGCCGTCGAAGAACAACACTATGCACCGAGTTTACGCCTATCTTATAAAACAGAGGTTTATAAGAGCCGATGTTATCACTCACTTTGCAAAAGCAGGAACTATCTATGAAGATGATAAACATCACAATGCAGTGTTCGTAGGGATCGATGAAGCCGGTGTTCCAAAACAAGCTTCAAAACGAGGAACTTCCACTTACGGTGATCCGTTCAAGATGACCGTAGAGGGATCTGACACAAAATACAGCTTTGCTCACTATGGTACATCAGGCAGACTATACGTTTTTGAAGCCCCGATAGATATGCTGTCATATATCACGCTTCACCCGGAAGACTGGCAGAAACACAGCTATATCGCTATGAATGGTGTGTATGAGAGCGCTGTGCTTCATGCTCTGGGATCGCACGAAAACATTGAGCATATCGTACTGTGTACCGATAATGATGAGGGCGGCATTGATGGTGCAGAGCGTATTCGGGATATTCTGAATGAAAGCGGCTTTTTGAATATTACAAGGCTATTTCCTGACTATAAAGACTGGAATGAAGACCTGAAAGCCAAAAATGGACAGCAAGCCCTTCCTGGTGAAAATCATAGACGTAAAGCTTTATACTATGGATATGTCGAACAGTTGAAATACCTACGCTGTCGTCCGGATAAGCTGTCCGAACAGCTGAAGATCTCGTTTAGGAACGGTCAAACCAAATACCTTGCCGAGTATGCGCTTGCAGGCTCGGCTTTTTTTATGCGTGTCAAAGATGAACCACAGGGATTTCAGAATTTGCAGAAAAGACTGATAAAATCATATCGGGCTTACAAAGATAAAGGCAAGTATGTTTCAAAAAAGCGGGATATGACAAGCAAATACAATGAAGTCATGCGTGATCTGCGTAAAACTGCAAGGACAGAAGAACAGTCCATAGCTACGGCAAAAATGCTTTATGAGCTTGCTGACTTTGCAGTGCGTACTGCAGTTGAAGAAGCCTGCGATAAACCTGTAAAGGAGCAGACTAAATGTGAGGATGAGGATATAGAATTATCACCGCAGGCAGGATTTGGATGATGCGTCATATGTCCTGCGTCATCATTTCATAAGAAGAAGTTATAAATATAATTATTTATATTATAGCGAAAAGAAGAATGATATGGGAGTGATAGATTGAATGAACATCAGATGATAACGATAGGGCTGATGGCGGCTGCATTTATCATATTTTATGTTGTAATTAATGTTCTGGATAACAAGAACATCAACAGGATAAAAAGCAAAACAGTAGGTGACGGACAGCATGGAACAGCCAGATGGGCGACCAAGCCTGAGATCAGACGAACTTTTTCTTCTTCGCCATTTGCTCCCGAAGACTGGAGACAAGGCAAAAACTTGCCGTCTGTTCAGGGAACAGTCGTCGCCTGCAGGGGTGGAAAGCATACGACTGCACTTGTAGATACAGGAGATGTACACACCCTGATGATAGGCGCGGCAGGTGTAGGTAAAACCGCGTATTTTCTGTATCCGAATATTGAGTTTGCCTGCGCCTCAGGTATGAGTTTTTTATCGACCGATACAAAAGGCGATGTTGCCCGAAACTACGGCAGGATAGCACGTGACTGCTATGGCTACAATGTGTCTGTAATCGACCTGAGAAATCCGACCAGAAGTGATGAAAACAATATCCTGCACCTTGTAAACAAATATATGGACATCTATCTGAACGACCGCACCAACTTGTCAGCAAAGGCGAAAGCAGAAAAATACGCTAAGATAACAGCCAAGACTATAATCAATATCGGCGGCGGTGACAGTGCAAACTACGGACAGAATGCTTTCTTCTACGATGCCGCCGAAGGACTGCTGGGTTCGGTAATACTTCTGCTTGCTGAATTCGGAGAAAAGAATGAACGGCATATAGTATCCGTGTTCAAGCTTATACAGGATCTTATCTCCAAACCGCCTGCCAAAACAGCCAAGTACAAGCCTAAGATGTATTTTACAACACTTATGGAAAAACTTCCCTCTGAACACAAAGCCAAGTGGCTTGCGGGAGCAGCGCTGAACAGTGCAGATCAGTCTATGATGTCTGTTATGAGTACGGCTTTATCAAGGCTCAACAGCTTTCTCGACTCTGAGATGGAGCAGATACTCTGTTTTGGAACAGCTATAGATGCAGAGGTCTTCTGCCGTGAAAAATCGGCAATATTCATCATACTTCCGGAGGAAGATCAAAGCAAGTATTTCATGGTGTCATTGCTTATACAGCAGCTTTATCGTGAGATACTCACCATAGCCGATGAGAACGGCGGTACGCTTACGGACCGAGTCATGTTTTACTGTGATGAATTTGGAACATTTCCGAAAATAGAGGGCGCAGAAGCAATGTTCTCTGCAGGACGATCAAGAAAGATCTCTATCGTAGCGATCATACAGTCATTTGCACAGCTTGAACAGAAATATGGAAAAGAGGGTATGGAGATCATAACCGACAACACTCAGCTGACAGTGTTCGGCGGATTTGCACCAAACTCTCAGTCTGCGGAAGTGCTGTCCAAGGCTCTTGGTGAGCAGACTGTTCAAAGCGGATCAGTATCGCTGGGCAAAGAGCGATCGCAGTCAATACAAATGATGGGCAGACCGCTTATGACGGTCGATGAGCTGAAAAGTATGCCCAAGGGACAGTTCATCGTAATGAAAACGGGTACACACCCGATGAAAAGCAAACTTAAACTATATTTCAAGTGGGGCATCAGGTTTGGCGAGCCGTTCCTGCTTGAGGACAGAGGTGCCAGACGTGTGGACTATGCCGAAAGAGACAGACTTATATCTGCAGTTGAGCAAAAATATCCGCAGAAAACACCGATGCGGTCAGAACCTGCAGATAATGGATTTATACCAATGGATACAGATTTCGCATCAAAGACTAAAGCAAATGTAAGGACTGAATAAGGGGGGATCCATAATTTGATAGTAGCAAGAAGGATTTATGATACAGACCTTCCTCATCGTGCGATAACTGTTTTTTGTTATCTTTGTGACAGGTCAAATAAAAAAGGCGAATGTTTCCCGTCATCACGAACCATAGCCAAAGATCTGAATATTAGCCGAAGGACTGTGTTTCGAGCTCTTAATGACCTTGAAAAAGAAGGATTTATAAAGAGAAAAGGCAGGCACAGGACAAGCGGCGGCAGATCTTCAAATCTGTATGTGCTGGAGGTGAAGCCCGATGTTTGAATGGATAGGTGATGTGATAGATTGGATCGGTGAAGGGATATCTTCACTTTGGGACAGCACGGTAGGAGCGGCAGCAGATGCTATAACGGTGACAGTCTGGGATATGATGTTCAAGTGGCTGTTTGAAACGATATACGGAGCTATAGCCGGTCTTTTCAAATTTATAAACAGCACAACTAATGACATATTTACTCTTTCATGGGTAAAAACCTTTATTGCATTATTTAATGCGATGGGCTGGATGCTGTTTATCTGTGGATTTATAGTAGCAGTATTTGATTGTGCTGTAGCCTACGAGAACGGTTCCGCCAACATCAAGAATACGGCTATAAACATCTTTAAAGGCTTTATGGCAGCATCACTTGTCACAGTGGTACCGCCGAAACTGTATGCTACCTGCACAAGCTTGCAAGGTTCTTTCGCCCTGGACCTTATGGGCAATTTTGTCAGTGACACCATCTCTACCATTAGTGATACGGCACAAGCAGTAGTAATAGAAATAGCTATGGAAGTATCTCTTCTGAATCTGCTGTTCATAATACTGTTTGGCTACTGCACGGTCAAGGTAGTTTTGGCAAACATCAAGCGCGGCGGTATACTGCTTTGTCAAATCGCAGTCGGAAGTCTGTATATGTTCGGAGTGCCCAGAGGGTATACCGATGGTTTCTACAACTGGTGCAGGCAGGTCATTGCTACCTGTCTTACTGCATTTTTACAGACCACGATCTTATATATTGGTCTGCTTACCTATACAGAACACGCTCTTATTGCAGTAGGTCTGTGTTTATCAGCGAATGAAGTTCCGAGGGTAGCTCAGATGTACGGACTTGATACTAGCGTTAAAGTCAATGTTACAAACGTAAGTCAGAGCGTCAATATGGGCGGTAAAGTCATGGGACTTATGAGAGGTACAAGATAATATATTTCGGTAAGGAGTGGTAGTATAAAAACGTATATCTATCCCGAAAACCTCAGAGCCAACGTAAAGCTATGGTTCTGGAATGTTCGGGATTTTATCATCATAAGCGGCGGAGTAATAGTATCGGTCATGGTATTTGCAAACTTCTGGAATATCCTGCCTGCAGCCGCAACTCTGTGCTATGCTTTTCTAAGCCTTCGGGCTGACGAAACATCGGTCATGGATTATATCTTAAATGCCTTTCGGTTTTTCTGTGTTTCACAGCAGGAGTTCCGCTG
Encoded proteins:
- a CDS encoding SpaA isopeptide-forming pilin-related protein; the encoded protein is MIKNKILKRIGAGFLSGLCAFSMLGSSFSDSFTAKAESIKEPSFPSVDTVVAQAATLLGTRYGYGFKGYSGVYYKGSYSPLSEEWIREQGIDCSGLIYYTLTHLGYSTSGFSWNNPVPVDTMHWLTLNDNCTVTYGGVTSKIDVEKENIATSKRPYWECADGSTITPGSVVIAKNNYGEDHSWIYMGEFDNRNEVVNYLKNIGVRESLINKNTVGDGKGDGGRHWRIEASGSEGVVINNKTDGKSTSALNMFGFRITSRDVSFEIDKYATDGTLVGRSSVDGSSAVYGIYSDKTCKNKVAELTIGAKGNGAVKLPNGTYYAKELKAPAGYALDNTVYTIKPGKNVVTEDFKYGKIIINKTAEDGIIGGREFKVTWSENGKTKSKTARTDDSGVAKFANLKIYDLANGKPISYNVSEINVETRYETPKAQNVTLTDGDADFTVVTKFKNETKKGSIRINKQSEDNQNGDRTFVITGNGQTYTIKTASNGIAELTDIPVYDKNNNKITYTISEKDVPVRYVTPANQTATLTADKTTTKVFENKLKKFTAEVTKVDRETEHPQGDATLQGAVYGIYKNGELVDQYTTDKNGHFKTKEYPCGNYTIKEIKPSMGYTLDTTEYNVGAEEKNYTSEHNTVEMKVFESPIKGDFSLLKHSDKDDNGIENLEAGAEFDVYLKSAGSYDNASDTERDHLVTDLSGQAKSKKLPYGVYILRQTKTVNDAEMTADIEINISKNDQSYEYTLNNKPFESYVKIVKRDAESGNNIALAGAGFEIYNSADEKIVLGSTSVYYTNDEGYLITPEMLGYGSYKLVEVKAPEGYVLDSTPVEFSVNRANSSKENAVTVVIVDKSDAPQKGRISVHKQGDIFSGVTSLGTVLSQDEDGAVYEEGYTTYTPCFDTGYLEGAEFEITAAEDIITPDGTVHAKAGDLVGKMTTDENGFAQSNLLYLGKYNITETKAPYGYVKNNETKTAELTYAGQYVDVCSTADTSFINGYQGVNIHLTKFMEHDSIYNVGGNEDASRVEFGLFADEEIVSRSGAAIPKDGLISVVSVGEDMTARFDVKLPFGRYYVQEISTDEKYIISGEKHIVTFEYAGQDNYTVDIDAGEFVNDLKRGSVQGIKVNELDEPLADALFGLFSADCEFFDRDNAIETARSDENGHFSITGIPYGSYILAEIASPDGYVLSNERHGVLIDEDGDEVFITAVNKETELHVSKKDIYGNELSGAAMQILDSEGIVFDEWISDGTEHIVSGIPAGSYVLHETAAPVGFVIAADIAFTIDEYNKVTVEDISALASDENGIPAIIMTDNSTKVEFTKTDITGERELEGAKLQVIDKDGNIIDEWISSNISHVIEGMLIAGEEYILHEEISPDGYVTAEDITFTVSDDGKMDKVTMKDDTTKVRISKRDITTNEELPGATLIIMDENGNTVEEWVSTNEGHFIEGKLVAGKIYTLREITAPDGYEVANDVQFTVNEDGSVTEVVMYDKKKSSPKIPSSHNPHTGSIYGNSLINKSLAAMAVCVLIMVITKKKNKKEDDE
- a CDS encoding DUF3852 domain-containing protein, which encodes MKRRKILAFICTALTAAYLFAVPASASVSDAVTSTWTTAKIQIQAVVDNVVFPAIDVILAVLLFVKIGAAYLDYRKHGQLEWTPIAIIFGGLLFSLTAPLYIWTII
- the nrdD gene encoding anaerobic ribonucleoside-triphosphate reductase → MKVKVIGIPLSEEEIEEYKKYVRNKHPEDKIEELVIESDGEYVDLTCYTRALPFERIRRITGYLVGSLDRFNDAKRAEVADRLSHDTEPFVQEM
- a CDS encoding DUF3991 and toprim domain-containing protein; this encodes MPYIPFTDEQKVLANTVDLERFLAMRGEHLERAGRSSKLIYTDGSGKHDSIMINGSKWYDHKRQIGGGAIKFMQEFYGMDFVQAVQELIGVTVSPIVHNKNEYVPKKEKKAFILPSKNNTMHRVYAYLIKQRFIRADVITHFAKAGTIYEDDKHHNAVFVGIDEAGVPKQASKRGTSTYGDPFKMTVEGSDTKYSFAHYGTSGRLYVFEAPIDMLSYITLHPEDWQKHSYIAMNGVYESAVLHALGSHENIEHIVLCTDNDEGGIDGAERIRDILNESGFLNITRLFPDYKDWNEDLKAKNGQQALPGENHRRKALYYGYVEQLKYLRCRPDKLSEQLKISFRNGQTKYLAEYALAGSAFFMRVKDEPQGFQNLQKRLIKSYRAYKDKGKYVSKKRDMTSKYNEVMRDLRKTARTEEQSIATAKMLYELADFAVRTAVEEACDKPVKEQTKCEDEDIELSPQAGFG
- a CDS encoding VirD4-like conjugal transfer protein, CD1115 family produces the protein MAAAFIIFYVVINVLDNKNINRIKSKTVGDGQHGTARWATKPEIRRTFSSSPFAPEDWRQGKNLPSVQGTVVACRGGKHTTALVDTGDVHTLMIGAAGVGKTAYFLYPNIEFACASGMSFLSTDTKGDVARNYGRIARDCYGYNVSVIDLRNPTRSDENNILHLVNKYMDIYLNDRTNLSAKAKAEKYAKITAKTIINIGGGDSANYGQNAFFYDAAEGLLGSVILLLAEFGEKNERHIVSVFKLIQDLISKPPAKTAKYKPKMYFTTLMEKLPSEHKAKWLAGAALNSADQSMMSVMSTALSRLNSFLDSEMEQILCFGTAIDAEVFCREKSAIFIILPEEDQSKYFMVSLLIQQLYREILTIADENGGTLTDRVMFYCDEFGTFPKIEGAEAMFSAGRSRKISIVAIIQSFAQLEQKYGKEGMEIITDNTQLTVFGGFAPNSQSAEVLSKALGEQTVQSGSVSLGKERSQSIQMMGRPLMTVDELKSMPKGQFIVMKTGTHPMKSKLKLYFKWGIRFGEPFLLEDRGARRVDYAERDRLISAVEQKYPQKTPMRSEPADNGFIPMDTDFASKTKANVRTE
- a CDS encoding helix-turn-helix domain-containing protein, with the translated sequence MIVARRIYDTDLPHRAITVFCYLCDRSNKKGECFPSSRTIAKDLNISRRTVFRALNDLEKEGFIKRKGRHRTSGGRSSNLYVLEVKPDV
- a CDS encoding conjugal transfer protein TrbL family protein, giving the protein MFEWIGDVIDWIGEGISSLWDSTVGAAADAITVTVWDMMFKWLFETIYGAIAGLFKFINSTTNDIFTLSWVKTFIALFNAMGWMLFICGFIVAVFDCAVAYENGSANIKNTAINIFKGFMAASLVTVVPPKLYATCTSLQGSFALDLMGNFVSDTISTISDTAQAVVIEIAMEVSLLNLLFIILFGYCTVKVVLANIKRGGILLCQIAVGSLYMFGVPRGYTDGFYNWCRQVIATCLTAFLQTTILYIGLLTYTEHALIAVGLCLSANEVPRVAQMYGLDTSVKVNVTNVSQSVNMGGKVMGLMRGTR